The sequence CGCGGATGCGCCCCACCTTGTCATCGAGCATGATGGGCGTGCCGCAGTCCGCGCAGGTGCACAGTTCCAGGGGACCATCCGGGTTCTGGTCGTTGAACGGCTGACGGTTCAGGCCGTCGAGGTTGTCCACGACGATGTCACCGTGAGCGAAAAACGCCACATGGGTCGTGGGTTGTCCCGTCACGCGCTTGCACACGGAGCAGTGACAGGTGTGGACGTCGATCGGATCGTTGTCCGAGCGCGTCTTGACGTGGTCGCACCCTCCAGAATAAGCCATGTTCTCCTCCTTTGTTTGAGCCCGACAGTATCGCCCACGAACCCTCCTCCTGGCCGTGGGCATGCCCATCGATTCGGGCGCATACTATCCCAGCCGGCGCTCCCGACGCAATGAAACAGTTGGGGTGGCGAGTCCCGCGGGATTGGCTTCGATGAGATCATATGATATCTCAGCTAACATCATATGATGTGATATGAGAGCTGGAGAATGGCGCGTCCACTTCGAGAAATTCCCCGAGAAGGACTCCTCATGCCCCTCGCGGACCGTGGCAAGGTCGCGGTCATCGTGAAGGCCGTGGTGCGCGCGGCCGATGCCTGGGGTTTGACCAATACCGAAGGCGCCGCGCTGTTCGACGTGCCCACGGCCACCTGGAGCCGCATGAAGGCCGGCAGCTACAGAGGCATCCTCGACCAGGACAAGTTGACGCGCGCGAGCCTGATCATCGGATTGTTCAACGGCCTCGCATCGCTCTTCAACGGACCGCTGGCCTATGGCTGGCCCAAGGCTCCCAACAGCGGGCCCGGTTTCGACGGCAAGCCCCCGCTCGAGGTCATGAGCGCCGGCGGCATCCCCGCCATGATGCGAGTCCGGCAACACATCGACGCGCTCAGGGGCGGAGCGTGATCCGCGCCGCGGACCTCCCGGTCCGTGAGGTCGTCGAGCCGGCCACCGTTCGGCTGGTCACGGCCGGCTACGTGGACAAGGCGGCCATGGCGCTGCTGGCCGACGACCCGTCCGAGCGCGCAGTTCTGGAAGAGATCGAGGGGCTCACGTCATCCCTGACGCCATCTTCATGGACGGTCCCCGCCGGCATCCAACCGGGAGAATTGCTGACGGAGGCCGACGGGTACGGCTGGAACCACGTAAACGCGGCGTTCTGCCACACGCGTCCAACGGGCAACCGGTTCAACGGCCTCGAACGCGGCGCGTGGTATGCGTCGTACGGGAACAACGCGACGGACACGGCCAAGGCCGAGGTCGCGTGGCACCTCACGCGGGAGCTCCGCGCCACCGGCATCTACGACAACACCACGACATACCGTGAGCTTCTGGCCGGCTTCGTGAGCCGTTTTCATGATCTCGGCGAGAGGACGGAGGAGGCCGTTTTCAGCGAGGACCCGATCGA is a genomic window of Deltaproteobacteria bacterium containing:
- a CDS encoding RES family NAD+ phosphorylase produces the protein MIRAADLPVREVVEPATVRLVTAGYVDKAAMALLADDPSERAVLEEIEGLTSSLTPSSWTVPAGIQPGELLTEADGYGWNHVNAAFCHTRPTGNRFNGLERGAWYASYGNNATDTAKAEVAWHLTRELRATGIYDNTTTYRELLAGFVSRFHDLGERTEEAVFSEDPIEAYPVGQALARDILESGGNGVLYPSARYEGGRCLAALRPNLVQNVREGETWVFRWAGSAEVEVTKLEVP
- a CDS encoding GFA family protein, which codes for MAYSGGCDHVKTRSDNDPIDVHTCHCSVCKRVTGQPTTHVAFFAHGDIVVDNLDGLNRQPFNDQNPDGPLELCTCADCGTPIMLDDKVGRIRAIAPNLMGFDPDSMPATYHAFYDPATGVPRPDDGRPVHEGLRPDFVWPDPS
- a CDS encoding DUF2384 domain-containing protein — protein: MPLADRGKVAVIVKAVVRAADAWGLTNTEGAALFDVPTATWSRMKAGSYRGILDQDKLTRASLIIGLFNGLASLFNGPLAYGWPKAPNSGPGFDGKPPLEVMSAGGIPAMMRVRQHIDALRGGA